Proteins encoded by one window of Venturia canescens isolate UGA chromosome 2, ASM1945775v1, whole genome shotgun sequence:
- the Ptp52F gene encoding receptor-type tyrosine-protein phosphatase H: MNSLVNDFTTEKSTVGETTEKAEQFSIPSDHKSNKENHFSSLDETNLKNFTELDSDNVIDTYDDVFANPSKQQTHVDLEATEDPPCKLIEPSPTSYTSNFPLSNAKSVDNELTTTVGTTTEPPKADTSDIHVEGLNVEDTYQPDSLTVSWKKPNSSLDGIYYRVRWELDTTKSACKVETKAETYKIILPRLKPCRTYEVTVTPYIGNDTGDGRVGRGTTGFNVSNDALDFKILNKTDNSLKISWSMPGTDCVANYLINVCHNDDCFPEANTTTTTFTKEDLNPCWNYSFNLTVFGPRGPYGSASVNDTTEFVTPGQPSPPTIDSGNHTLNVTWNQTIGHTCVDHYRVSWIRNHVNETKKTNETSIILRGLEACAVYEIVISAVWHGGESEERRAYSNATAPDVTDAPVPFEKPSAGNDTISIWWRIPTNESNNCHSMTLIVLCTVNKTLGQGYDSHEASQYFTIEHGIVNAKKYTTVGNVGPYTRYICHGATLNAGGRSREISSPVTVTTLQSVPTAPILKPAEETTITNTSIELKWDKPKIVPGVLTRFIIAIIRHYTILHSPAGCVEPTDSVENITIDDGNATSHLLDAVPMTLYRIRMYAATEAGFGSPSASEESYTTPAGAPSQVTNVTYMISSTPDPNLLDVTIMWGPPCLANSKVIEHYQVIGTGRREGFEEHTFNYTAYQTTNCVNNSCALMIDSLKEEFTYDVEIATKVADYDYLGDVSQLTIPFPAGIPPQPNENYTRLISIDPLKARRSTTTATVLLPIFPNTGGTIQCYAIIVAKRKFNDNETFGRFDEPSNCENALQPHIATWSESKREHFTIPYQAVKFGADCYFSYVADYGSLKAVKFVLGEDTETCPEISSNQEERSYCNGPLDPDTWYDVRMRAFTSGGYRDSVIFTVKTDAELQVGLVIGTIFGILFLGILTTMMLLVRKCSLQVVLRRFLHSDMTGSPVPAPFTRRKFIAHCQQLADNPGKLSNEYQLLQTLSVDLQMPTNAACLQANRKKNRYTDILPYDFSRVKLEVIDNDPNTDYINASFIKGFSGDEDYIACQGPKEETTYDFWRMIDQYDVKIIVMLTQLVEKNKEKCHQYFPTIRETFTYENMAIRCTSELDYKTYTQRTLILQKENEKRTIIHLHFKDWPDHDVPEDFDPMINFCQIMRRHMGVNRGLVVVHCSAGIGRTGTLIAIDILLQHIKENRKLDVFGTVYRLRHHRINMVQRESQYAYIYNCIKQVLKNPYFSKTYKPPSVDPIFDNNSHKKKETSDSNTNLVSSLETLKKSSFSTSVESADPIHTPSSKLASRTCYPFNGLRCAKSTSAIDTRPCPKLIGRSNTHDHPIYDISIDSPEVKSSDISFDITESEGSTTSLYENMQPLLRSKSTHAFGRGEDSCVIQNLLEHDTSL, translated from the exons ATGAACAGTCTCGTCAATGATTTCACAACCGAAAAATCCACAGTCGGCGAAACGACCGAGAAAGCCGAACAGTTCTCGATTCCCAGTGATCATAAATCGaacaaagaaaatcatttttcgagtCTTGACGAAACTAACCTAAAAAATTTTACGGAATTGGATTCTGACAACGTGATTGATACTTACGACGATGTTTTCGCTAATCCCAGTAAACAACAGACGCATGTGGACCTCGAAGCCACTGAAGACCCTCCGTGCAAGTTGATCGAACCATCTCCGACGTCCTACACTTCAAattttccgttgagtaatgcGAAATCGGTTGATAACGAACTTACTACAACTGTCGGTACAACGACGGAACCACCGAAAG cagacacgagtgacattcacGTGGAAGGCCTGAATGTGGAAGACACGTATCAACCGGATTCGTTGACCGTTTCGTGGAAGAAGCCCAACAGTTCGTTGGATGGAATTTATTATCGAGTGCGATGGGAATTGGACACCACCAAGAGCGCATGTAAAGTTGAAACGAAAGCGGAAACgtacaaaataattttgcCTCGTCTGAAGCCCTGTAGGACTTACGAAGTAACAGTAACTCCGTACATCGGAAATGATACCGGAGATGGCAGAGTGGGCAGAGGGACGACTGGATTCAATG TCAGCAACGATGCTTTGGACTTTAAAATACTAAATAAAACAGACAATTCACTGAAGATAAGCTGGAGCATGCCAGGCACCGATTGTGTGGCTAATTATTTAATCAACGTCTGTCACAACGACGATTGTTTCCCCGAGGCTAACACGACTACAACGACGTTTACGAAGGAAGATTTAAATCCTTGCTGGAATTATTCCTTCAATTTGACCGTATTTGGTCCGAGGGGTCCTTATGGCTCTGCGAGTGTGAACGACACAACGGAATTTGTCA CTCCTGGCCAACCTTCACCGCCGACTATAGACTCAGGAAATCACACGCTCAATGTCACCTGGAACCAAACCATTGGCCACACGTGCGTCGATCATTATCGTGTCAGCTGGATTCGCAACCACGTGAATGAAACTAAAAAAACCAATGAGACTTCGATCATTCTACGGGGTTTGGAGGCTTGCGCTGTTTATGAAATTGTCATATCGGCGGTTTGGCATGGCGGCGAAAGCGAAGAGCGGCGTGCCTATTCCAACGCGACAGCTCCCGATG TAACCGATGCACCAGTGCCATTCGAAAAACCGTCGGCTGGAAATGACACGATATCGATCTGGTGGAGGATCCCCACGAACGAGTCCAACAACTGTCATTCAATGACTCTGATCGTCTTGTGCACCGTCAATAAAACTCTTGGTCAAGGTTACGATTCTCACGAAGCTAGTCAATACTTCACTATAGAACATGGAATCGTAAATGCAAAGAAATACACTACTGTTGGCAATGTCGGTCCATATACGAGATACATATGTCACGGTGCCACTCTTAACGCTGGAGGTCGAAGTCGAGAGATCAGTTCACCTGTCACAGTAACGACTTTACAAAGTG TTCCAACCGCTCCAATTTTGAAGCCGGCAGAGGAGACGACTATCACGAATACAAGCATCGAATTGAAGTGGGATAAGCCAAAGATAGTGCCTGGAGTACTGACGCGTTTCATAATCGCTATAATCAGACATTATACTATACTGCATAGTCCGGCCGGGTGCGTCGAGCCCACTGACAGCGTCGAGAACATAACGATCGACGATGGTAATGCAACGAGTCATCTGCTGGATGCAGTGCCAATGACGCTTTACAGGATAAGAATGTACGCTGCAACCGAGGCTGGTTTCGGAAGCCCGAGTGCGTCCGAAGAATCGTACACGACGCCGGCTGGAGCTCCGAGTCAAGTGACAAACGTAACATACATGATAAGCAGTACTCCGGATCCGAATTTACTTGACGTTACAATTATGTGGGGCCCACCTTGTCTCGCAAACTCCAAAGTTATTGAACATTATCAAGTCATCGGAACTGGCAGACGAGAGGGTTTCGAAGAGCACACTTTCAACTACACTGCCTATCAAACGACGAACTGTGTCAACAATTCCTGTGCTCTTATGATAGACAGTTTGAAAGAGGAATTCACTTACGACGTTGAAATTGCGACTAAAGTGGCAGATTACGATTATCTTGGTGATGTTTCTCAGTTGACGATCCCTTTCCCCGCTGgaa TTCCGCCACAACCGAACGAGAATTACACTCGTTTGATAAGCATCGATCCCTTGAAAGCTCGAAGATCAACAACGACGGCAACAGTCTTGTTACCAATATTTCCCAACACAGGTGGAACGATACAATGCTACGCAATTATAGTTGCGAAACGCAAGTTCAACGATAACGAAACCTTTGGAAGGTTTGATGAACCTTCCAACTGTGAGAACGCTTTGCAACCTCACATTGCAACGTGGTCTGAATCGAAACGCGAACATTTCACGATTCCATATCAAGCAGTCAAATTCGGGGCTGACTGTTATTTCT CATATGTGGCCGATTACGGAAGTCTGAAGGCGGTGAAATTCGTTCTCGGCGAGGACACGGAAACCTGTCCGGAAATATCATCGAACCAGGAAGAGCGTTCTTACTGCAACGGGCCTCTTGATCCAGACACGTGGTACGACGTTCGAATGCGAGCATTCACGAGTGGTGGATACAGAGACTCTGTCATTTTCACGGTTAAAACGG ATGCCGAGCTCCAAGTAGGACTGGTAATTGGTACGATATTTGGAATACTCTTTCTTGGAATTCTCACAACAATGATGCTCCTCGTACGAAAATGTTCGTTGCAAGT AGTGCTGCGTAGATTCTTACATTCCGATATGACCGGATCCCCCGTACCAGCCCCATTCACCAGACGAAAATTCATCGCTCACTGCCAACAGTTGGCTGATAATCCAGGAAAGCTCAGCAACGAATATCAGTTGCTACAGACACTCAGTGTTGATCTTCAAATGCCCACGAACGCGGCGTGCTTGCAAgccaacagaaaaaaaaatcgatacacTGATATCTTGCCAT ATGATTTTTCGAGGGTCAAACTCGAAGTGATCGACAATGATCCAAATACAGATTATATAAACGCGTCTTTCATAAAG GGATTTTCGGGCGACGAAGATTATATCGCTTGCCAAGGTCCCAAGGAAGAAACAACTTACGATTTTTGGCGGATGATAGACCAGTACGACGTCAAAATAATTGTTATGTTGACTCAGCtcgtggagaaaaataag GAGAAATGTCACCAATATTTTCCCACTATCAGGGAAACGTTTACCTATGAAAACATGGCGATAAGATGTACTTCCGAATTGGATTATAAAACATACACGCAAAGAACACTCATTCTCCAAAAA gaaaACGAGAAGAGAACAATAATTCATTTGCATTTCAAAGATTGGCCGGATCACGATGTACCTGAGGATTTCGATCCGATGATTAATTTTTGTCAAATAATGCGTCGCCACATGGGAGTGAATCGTGGCCTCGTCGTCGTACATTGCAG TGCTGGCATCGGTAGAACAGGCACTTTGATAGCTATAGATATATTGTTGCAACACATCAAAGAAAACCGAAAACTCGATGTTTTCGGTACAGTCTACAGGCTACGGCACCATCGGATAAACATGGTTCAACGAGAA agccAATACGCGTATATTTATAATTGCATAAAACAAGTACTTAAAAATCCCTACTTCTCGAAGACTT ACAAACCTCCGTCCGTCGATCCAATATTTGACAACAACTCtcacaaaaagaaagaaacatCAGATTCTAACACGAATCTAGTCAGCAGTCTCGAAACTC